Proteins from one Doryrhamphus excisus isolate RoL2022-K1 chromosome 19, RoL_Dexc_1.0, whole genome shotgun sequence genomic window:
- the tmem200a gene encoding transmembrane protein 200A yields MTAAAGVLTGLAKLKRQDSARSQQRPIPPTSGGLSTGASEGAPRKRKRRADVVVVRGRLRLYSASGFFLLLGLVILAVGIGMATLGYWPQSESSSSGQPPPGGGSKTQAGRGAKASDRGDASDARVTAAADDATGNTSTSGNVEGSPSKQPGGALTRFLEQHRHSERMKMLGPFTMGIGIFIFICANAILHENRDRETKIIHMRDMYSTVIDIHRLRQREHKQHLQNNNIYAREDLRAFGADYNPLLDFSWVGGGGVSMEEEVLLGEEEVERQREQIKLDCSFAGLLAPLYKDRAFPGLGASDSVRPQWSVDGDGEKGGHHARSIVSSSISAFTLPVIKLNNCVIDEPDMEAITEEEAGGHRRDGEMSQPLSAMESLAVPVASVAKASKPPGLHRSNSASFASSSSARSSASSSSLSPAPSSTSGCWLSPGAARADFGSNSSLHMLSSHSKSLDLERRPSMLSVHQEQQRKHPSWPRLDRSTSSRSIAKGYTRLEDREDHGERHMDAAAPAAAKHDYSKREKLLMISRSHNNLSFEHDESSGGGGALKRGSSETRF; encoded by the exons GAAACGTAAGCGGCGTGCGGATGTTGTGGTCGTGCGCGGCAGGTTGCGCCTCTACTCTGCATCGGGGTTCTTCCTCCTCTTAGGCTTGGTCATCCTGGCAGTAGGGATTGGCATGGCCACACTGGGCTACTGGCCACAAAGCGAAAGCTCATCCTCAGGTCAGCCCCCGCCTGGAGGAGGATCTAAGACGCAAGCTGGCAGGGGAGCCAAAGCGTCCGACCGGGGAGACGCCAGCGATGCCAGAGTGACTGCTGCAGCAGATGACGCCACGGGGAACACCAGCACAAGTGGAAATGTGGAAG GTTCGCCTTCCAAGCAACCGGGGGGCGCTCTGACGCGTTTCCTGGAGCAGCATCGCCACTCTGAGAGGATGAAGATGCTCGGGCCCTTCACCATGGGAATAGGGATTTTTATCTTCATCTGCGCCAATGCTATTCTCCATGaaaacagagacagagagacaaag ATCATCCACATGCGAGACATGTACTCCACAGTCATCGACATCCATCGTCTGCGGCAGAGGGAGCACAAGCAGCACCTCCAGAACAACAACATCTATGCAAGAGAAGATCTCCGAGCCTTCGGCGCCGATTACAACCCTCTACTGGACTTCTCTTGGGTTGGAGGCGGAGGGGTCTCCATGGAGGAGGAGGTACTGCTGggtgaggaggaggtggagcggCAGAGGGAGCAGATCAAGTTGGACTGTAGCTTCGCTGGGTTGTTGGCGCCGCTCTACAAAGATCGGGCTTTCCCTGGTTTGGGTGCATCGGACTCGGTGCGCCCTCAGTGGTCAGTGGATGGGGACGGCGAGAAGGGAGGACACCACGCTCGCTCCATCGTGTCCTCCTCCATCTCGGCATTTACACTCCCTGTTATTAAACTAAACAACTGTGTTATCGACGAGCCCGACATGGAGGCTATTACCGAGGAGGAGGCAGGAGGACACAGGAGAGACGGTGAGATGTCACAACCTCTCAGCGCCATGGAGTCTTTGGCGGTTCCGGTGGCGTCTGTTGCTAAGGCCTCCAAACCACCGGGCCTGCACCGGAGTAATTCCGCATCCTTCGCCTCATCCTCCTCCGCCCGCTCGTCAGCGTCTTCATCCTCCTTGTCTCCAGCTCCGTCCTCTACCTCCGGCTGCTGGCTGTCCCCCGGAGCAGCCAGAGCCGACTTTGGCTCTAACTCCTCCCTGCACATGCTCAGCAGCCACTCCAAGTCTCTAGACCTGGAACGCAGGCCCAGCATGCTCAGCGTGCACCAGGAGCAGCAGCGCAAACACCCCAGCTGGCCCCGCCTGGACCGCAGCACCAGCAGCCGCAGCATCGCCAAAGGCTACACTCGGTTGGAGGACAGAGAGGACCACGGGGAGCGCCACATGGATGCGGCGGCGCCTGCCGCGGCCAAGCATGACTACAGCAAGCGAGAGAAGCTTCTAATGATATCGAGGTCGCACAACAATCTGAGCTTCGAGCACGACGAGTCGAGCGGCGGTGGTGGCGCGCTGAAGAGGGGCAGCTCCGAGACCCGGTTCTGA